The window AACATCGCGTTCTTTGCGTAAATTAAGTGAGGATGATGTTGTAGAAACTGCCATGTTCAGCGATGGGTTATTTACTTTTTCAGTTAATGTGACGAAATCAGCTAAAGGCCCTTTATTGGAACAACCAATGCAAAATGGGCGTCGTACAATTTATACAATGACGCAAAAACAAAATGTCATTACTGTGATTGGTGAATTACCTTTGCCCACAGCACAAGTTATTGCGGGTAGTGTTCAGTTCCGGGAGTAGGTTATGGTAAAAGAGTGGGCAACTGTTGTTCGTTGGCAGAATGGAAGAGCATTACTGCGGTATGGTTCTTCATCAGGATGCGGAAGTTGCGGTGCTCGTAAAACCTGTGGGTCTTATGCGCTCAGTAAAATAGGACCAAACACAGAACATGAATTGGAAATTGCGATTGAACAGCCTTTAGTTGAAGGGCAGAAAATCGAAGTCGGTATTCCTGAAGGTAGTTTAATTCGTTCAGCCATGCTGGTGTATTTAACACCGATTTTAGGATTATTTATTTTTGCTGGCCTTGCACAATCGTTTGATATTGAACAATTTGGGGTGGCGATTTCTGGGGTAGTAGGTGGTGTAATCGGCTTTTTTACAGCCCGTAAACTCGCTACGTATTGGCGGGATGATGCCGCTTTCCAACCTGTTGTTTTGCAAATAGGTTTACCGCCTTCTGAGCTTTCGGTAAAGGTTACCTGCTGAATATCAATAGATTATTTTCAATTTAACCGATGCGCCGTAAAACCCCATCCTTCAGGGCTGGGATATAAGGCGCAGTTTTTCGACTAACATGGTGTTTTTTGCTGCTTAATATATTGCCGGATGATAGATATTGGCGCACCTCTACACCTCCTTGCAAAATAACTCGGTGTTCAAAGAACGCCTTTGTAGTAGTAACGAGCGGCAATGTCGGGGCGATACCGCCAACATACACCAGCCAGCGGTGTGTTTGCTGCGGTCATACCGCGAAAGAAAACCGCCAGTCACAAAGTAAATTTGAGAGCCTTGAGTGCGGATATAGTGAAAACACGGATATCAATGGTGCTCGTAACATTTTAGCGGCAGGACATGCCGTGCTTGCCTGTGGAGGGATGGAGTAGTCAAACCGCCCGTCGAAGCAGCAACCCACCGAGGCGATTTAGGCTACGGTCTGAACGCTGTAGGGATCTTCGCCCTTTAGGGCGGGGAGGATGTCAATATTTGGTACCATGACAAAAGGAAAACATAAAGTTTTCCTTTTGTGGTTTTTATTGACGCTAATAATTAATTGATTTTTCAGTTATCTTTTGAGATGAAAATCGAGATAGACGCGTTATCGCCCGTTATAAACGTGGTTTTTGAGGGGCAAGTTACGACTAAATTAGTGCGCTAACTCATTAACCTTTGGCAAGTTTACAGTTGTTTTACATTGAATCTTTGTGTTAGCGGGTTCTTATATGTAAAATGCTGCTAATTAACAATCTTGTGATAATCATAGCATTTTAGTTTTGTCGCGATATTTGCACAAAGCTGATTTTGTAAGGCAATTTAAAAGAAGACATTACCTTGAAAATCAAAAATATAAGAAACTTTTCTATCATTGCTCATATCGACCATGGCAAATCCACATTATCTGACCGTATTATTCAGATTTGTGGTGGTTTAACGGATCGCGAAATGGCGGCGCAAGTTCTAGACTCAATGGATTTGGAACGTGAGCGTGGGATCACTATCAAAGCACAGAGCGTTACGCTCGATTATAAAGCTGCTGATGGTGAAACTTACCAATTGAACTTTATTGATACGCCGGGGCACGTTGACTTCTCTTATGAGGTTTCTCGTTCCTTAGCTGCCTGTGAAGGTGCTCTTTTAGTCGTAGATGCAGGGCAAGGCGTGGAAGCGCAAACATTGGCTAACTGCTATACCGCGATTGAAATGGATTTAGAAGTCGTTCCTGTTTTAAATAAGATTGACTTGCCTGCGGCTGATCCTGAACGTGTTGCCGAGGAAATTGAAGACATTGTTGGCCTTGATGCACACGATGCGGTTCGTTGTTCTGCCAAAACAGGTATTGGTGTACAAGATGTGATTGAACGTCTTGTGAAAGAGATCCCACCTCCTGTTGGTGATGAAGATGCGCCACTGCAAGCACTGATTATTGACTCATGGTTTGATAACTATTTAGGCGTGGTTTCATTGATCCGCATTAAAAACGGTTCACTGAAAAAAGGCGATAAAGTGAAGGTCATGAGTACAGGACAGGTCTATAACGCAGATCGTCTTGGTATTTTTACGCCAAAACAAATTGATCGTGATGTACTTAATTGCGGTGAAGTGGGCTGGCTAGTCTGTGCAATCAAAGACATTACAGGGGCACCTGTTGGGGACACATTAACGGGGGCTCGTAATCCTGCTGAAAAAGCATTACCAGGCTTTAAAAAAGTGAAACCGCAAGTTTATGCAGGCTTATTCCCCGTTAGCTCTGATGATTATG of the Providencia rettgeri genome contains:
- the rseC gene encoding SoxR-reducing system protein RseC, whose translation is MVKEWATVVRWQNGRALLRYGSSSGCGSCGARKTCGSYALSKIGPNTEHELEIAIEQPLVEGQKIEVGIPEGSLIRSAMLVYLTPILGLFIFAGLAQSFDIEQFGVAISGVVGGVIGFFTARKLATYWRDDAAFQPVVLQIGLPPSELSVKVTC
- the lepA gene encoding translation elongation factor 4 — its product is MKNIRNFSIIAHIDHGKSTLSDRIIQICGGLTDREMAAQVLDSMDLERERGITIKAQSVTLDYKAADGETYQLNFIDTPGHVDFSYEVSRSLAACEGALLVVDAGQGVEAQTLANCYTAIEMDLEVVPVLNKIDLPAADPERVAEEIEDIVGLDAHDAVRCSAKTGIGVQDVIERLVKEIPPPVGDEDAPLQALIIDSWFDNYLGVVSLIRIKNGSLKKGDKVKVMSTGQVYNADRLGIFTPKQIDRDVLNCGEVGWLVCAIKDITGAPVGDTLTGARNPAEKALPGFKKVKPQVYAGLFPVSSDDYEGFRDALGKLSLNDASLFYEPETSSALGFGFRCGFLGLLHMEIIQERLEREYDLDLITTAPTVVYEVQQTNGQVVYVDSPSKLPPLNNIEELREPIAECHMLMPKEYLGNVITLCVEKRGVQTNMVYHGNQVSLTYEIPMAEVVLDFFDRLKSTSRGYASLDYSFKRFQASDMVRVDVLINNERVDALALITHRANSQYRGRELVEKMKELIPRQQFDIAIQAAIGNHIIARSTVKQLRKNVLAKCYGGDVSRKKKLLQKQKDGKKRMKQVGNVELPQEAFLAILHVGKDN